In the Colletotrichum higginsianum IMI 349063 chromosome 7 map unlocalized unitig_7, whole genome shotgun sequence genome, one interval contains:
- a CDS encoding Major facilitator superfamily transporter, with translation MAMDELDREIEAAERDASQSRYHGRESHEIERVLSNSSSSTSTSSASHAGARPAYRTGTGISRVSTQNDLERHPTALSRIATARSQHSNTVGRSIKSRESRKALPAMGAGKPYPPPLPEQEDYVVEFDGPDDPLHAQNWPLKKKLLTAAMLGYTTMTSAFTSSIFSAATQVIATEYNVSATVGTLGVSFYVLGFAFGPTLWAPLSELRGRRLPIVLSMFGFSIFSISTAVAKDLQTILICRFFAGFFGACPLAVVAAVFSDMFDNRTRGSAITVFSMAVFTGPLLAPFIGGFIVESHLGWRWTEYIPSFMGFFAFFLDLFFLEETYPPVILVGKASELRRRTRNWGIHAKQEEIEVDLKEMINKNFSRPMRLLFGEPIVTALSVYMAFIYGLLYLFLTAYPFVFRGIHGFGAGQSGLTFFGMITGQLIAGITVLLQQPWYLRKLKANNGVPIPEWRLPSVIAGGVFFAAGIFWFGWSGYREDIHWIVPTLSGLFTGFGLMSIFLQALNYLVDAYLMFAASAIAGNTFLRSLCGAGFPLFASYMFNGMGIEWASTLLGIVAAVLVPIPVIFYIWGAKIRAKSAYAPTFAAPADEPDNDDTEAFANGRTSHDNEKPPSIAALDASRPRTSGDKAMNAV, from the exons ATGGCGATGGACGAACTAGACcgcgagatcgaggccgccgagcgcgACGCCTCTCAGAGCCGCTACCACGGCCGCGAAAGCCACGAGATCGAGCGGGTCCTCTCCAAttcttcctcttcgacctccacgtcctccgcctcccACGCCGGCGCCCGCCCCGCCTAccgcaccggcaccggcatcAGCCGCGTCTCGACCCAGAATGACCTCGAGCGCCACCCGACGGCCCTGAGCCGCATCGCCACCGCCCGCAGCCAGCACTCTAACACCGTCGGCCGTAGCATCAAGAGCAGGGAGTCGAGAAAGGCCCTGCCCGCCATGGGCGCCGGCAAGCCCtacccgccgccgctgcccgaGCAGGAGGACTACGTTGTCGAGTTTGACGGGCCTGACGACCCCCTCCACGCGCAAAACTGGccgttgaagaagaa GTTGCTTACAGCCGCAATGCTTGGCTACACCACCATGACGTCTGCCTTCACATCCAGTATCTTCTCTGCGGCGACGCAGGTCATCGCGACCGAGTACAACGTCTCGGCCACCGTGGGCACCCTCGGCGTGTCCTTTTACGTCCTGGGCTTCGCCTTTGGCCCGACGCTGTGGGCGCCCCTCTCCGAGCTCCGCGGCCGTAGGCTGCCCATCGTCCTCTCCATGTTCGGtttctccatcttctccatcagcaccgccgtcgccaaggatCTGCAGACCATCTTGATCTGCCGATTCTTcgccggcttcttcggcGCGTGCcccctggccgtcgtcgccgccgtcttctccgaTATGTTTGACAACCGCACCCGTGGCTCCGCCAtcaccgtcttctccatgGCCGTCTTCACCGGCCCGCTCCTGGCCCCCTTTATCGGCGGCTTCATCGTTGAGTCACACCTCGGCTGGCGCTGGACCGAATACATCCCCTCCTTCAtgggcttcttcgccttcttcctcgatCTGTTCTTCCTCGAGGAGACGTACCCGCCCGTCATCTTGGTTGGTAAGGCATCTGAGCTCCGCCGCAGGACCAGGAACTGGGGCATCCACGCCAAGCAGGAGGAGATTGAGGTCGACCTGAAGGAGATGATCAACAAGAACTTTTCCCGTCCCATGCGCCTCCTCTTTGGCGAGCCCATCGTCACCGCGCTGTCCGTCTACATGGCCTTCATCTACGGACTGTTGTACCTGTTCCTGACGGCGTACCCCTTCGTCTTCCGCGGCATCcacggcttcggcgccggccagtCCGGTCTCACCTTCTTTGGCATGATCACTGGCCAGCTCATTGCCGGTATCACCGTCTTGCTCCAGCAGCCGTGGTACTTGCGGAAGCTGAAAGCCAACAACGGCGTGCCCATCCCGGAGTGGCGTCTTCCGAGTGTTATTGCTGGCGGCGTGTTCTTCGCGGCCGGTATCTTTTGGTTTGGATG GTCTGGATACCGCGAAGACATCCACTGGATCGTTCCTACCCTCAGTGGTCTCTTCACCGGTTTCGGTCTCATGTCTATCTTCCTCCAGGCTCTCAActacctcgtcgacgcctacCTCATGTT CGCGGCTTCCGCCATCGCCGGAAACACCTTCCTCCGTTCCCTctgcggcgccggcttccCCCTGTTCGCGAGCTACATGTTCAACGGCATGGGCATCGAATGGGCGTCGACACTGCTCGGTattgtcgccgccgtcctcgtgcCCATCCCCGTCATCTTCTACATCTGGGGCGCCAAGATCCGTGCCAAGAGCGCCTACGCCCCGACCTTCGCCGCCCCGGCCGACGAGCCCGACAACGACGATACGGAGGCGTTCGCCAACGGCCGCACGAGTCACGACAACGAGAAGCCGCCCTCCATCGCTGCGCTGGAtgcgagcaggccgaggacgagcggCGACAAGGCCATGAACGCTGTCTAG
- a CDS encoding Glutathione-dependent formaldehyde-activating enzyme — MSAEEEAPKPSKTYDGSCHCGNIKFSLTLSPPLEEGYKVLNCNCSICRRSGYLLIYPEKKDVTWHDGSRERCVNYRFNTKTKDQMFCGGCGSSLGIDFLEDTCYGISARALDGIDLDTLTYRKLDGVNKVSPAQDLSGTETKKASTQA, encoded by the exons ATGTcggccgaagaagaggccCCGAAGCCATCCAAGACGTACGATGGGAGCTGCCACTGCGGCAACATCAAGTTCTCGCTGacgctctcgccgccgctggagGAGGGATACAAGGTCCTAAACTGCAACTGCTCCATCTGCCGACGCAGCGGCTATCTCCTCATTT ACCCCGAAAAGAAGGACGTCACTTGGCACGACGGCTCCCGCGAGCGGTGTGTCAACTACCGCTTCAAcaccaagaccaaggacCAGATGTTctgcggcggctgcgggTCGAGCCTGGGTATCGACTTTCTGGAAGACACGTGTTACGGCATCAGC GCACGTGCGCTGGATGGCATCGATCTTGATACGCTAACGTACAGGAAGCTGGATGGCGTCAACAAGGTGTCGCCAGCGCAGGACCTGTCGGGAACCGAAACCAAGAAAGCTAGCACTCAGGCCTAG
- a CDS encoding Short-chain dehydrogenase, with translation MDYPRPPQRDSWFAPLSIDLLVKVFKVTFFHPFISWIIPLCFRAQALRWDAPPMVGSIAWATFITLCWMANVINQRIAYGLPRDVDLNEEVIVITGGGSGLGLLVAEVYGMRGATVAVLDVNDMENGEARGVTFYKCDVTDKTQVARVAAEIERDLGTPTVLINNAAIVKGKSLLELDFEEIEKSIATNLTAHFYTLKTFLPPMIRGGNGGTVVTMSSVLGHLGAARLTDYAAAKAGVTALHKSLTAELAASYPDIRTILVEPGQLSTPLFYGVQTPHAFVAPVVEPVDVCKEVIAAIDAGRSAHVAMPLYARWIHWYNVLPVAVQQVARRVAGVDTSMQTFIGRQEKGMGEKNGSLI, from the exons ATGGACTACCCACGCCCGCCCCAGCGCGACTCGTGGTTCGCGCCGCTCTCCATCGACCTTCTCGTCAAGGTCTTCAAGGTCACTTTCTTCCACCCCTTCATCTCGTGGATCATCCCCCTCTGCTTCCGCGCCCAGGCCCTGCGCTGGGATGCCCCGCCCATGGTCGGCTCCATCGCCTGGGCCACCTTCATCACGCTGTGCTGGATGGCCAACGTGATCAACCAACGCATCGCGTACGGACTGCCGCGCGACGTCGACCTCAACGAGGAGGTCATCGTtatcaccggcggcggcagcggcctgggtctcctcgtcgccgaggtaTACGGCATGCGCGGCGCTACCGTCGCCGTGCTGGATGTTAACGATATGGAGAACGGCGAGGCGAGGGGCGTCACGTTCTACAAGTGCGACGTCACGGACAAGACGCAAGTTGCGAGGGTCGCGGCCGAGATTGAAAGAGAT CTCGGCACTCCAACCGTCCTGATCAACAACGCTGCCATTGTCAAGGGCAAGTCCCTCCTGGAACTCGACTTCGAGGAGATTGAGAAGTCTATCGCGACGAACCTCACGGCGCACTTCTACACCCTCAAGACCTTCCTCCCGCCCATGATCCGTGGCGGCAATGGCGGCACCGTTGTGACCATGTCCTCGGTActcggccacctcggcgccgcccgcctgACGGACTACGCCGCCGCAAAGGCCGGCGTGACGGCCCTCCACAAGTCCCTGAccgccgagctcgcggcCTCCTACCCGGATATCCGCACCATActcgtcgagcccggccaACTGTCGACGCCGCTCTTCTACGGCGTACAGACCCCGCACGCCTTTGTCgcgcccgtcgtcgagcccgtcgacgtctgcaaggaggtcatcgccgccatcgacgcaGGGCGGAGCGCCCATGTCGCGATGCCGCTTTACGCGCGCTGGATTCATTGGTACAACGTGCTTCCCGTCGCCGTGCAGCAGGTCGCTAGACGAGTGGCAGGCGTGGATACCTCGATGCAGACGTTCATCGGCAGGCAGGAGAAGGGGATGGGCGAGAAGAACGGGAGTCTGATCTAG
- a CDS encoding WD repeat domain-containing protein: MKIKALSRSVEEYKAPGSNAQKLPRILWNVLESKSNSPPLKVHTDEKPRYTKALNAVKLERMHAAPFVGQMGSGHVDGVYSMAKDPNSLKHMASASGDGAIKAFDLTSRDEIWHTKSAHTNIVRSLCWTKDGKLLSAAADKTIKLWDPYHTPSDSAPISSWLGHSGFQSLSHHRSRNAFAASSSSSEIAIYDLERHSAAPEILRWPNATDTINAVSFNQVEQSILGSTGADRSIILWDIRTAMPLTKTTMTFACNSLSWNPMEAFNFVVGSEDHNCYMFDMRKFDRALNVYKGHVAAVMSVEFSPTGEELVSGSYDRTVRIWNRDQGHSRDMYHTKRMQRVFSTMFTPDSKYILTGSDDGNVRVWRSNATDRSGIRTAKQRQALEYNEALVSRYSHMPEIRRIKKHRHLPTVIKKAGEIKNVELKSIKRREENERRHTKKQFERRKGEREKPILAREK, translated from the exons ATGAAGATCAAGGCCCTTTCTCGGAGCGTCGAGGAGTACAAGGCTCCGGGATCGAATGCGCAGAAGTTACCTCG CATCCTATGGAACGTGCTCGAGAGTAAGTCGAACTCGCCACCTTTGAAGGTGCACACTGACGAGAAGCCCAGGTACACCAAAGCCCTCAATGCCGTAAAGCTGGAGCGTATGCATGCCGCGCCCTTTGTCGGGCAGATGGGCAGTGGCCATGTCGATGGT GTTTATTCGATGGCCAAGGACCCGAACTCCTTGAAACATATGGCATCTGCCAGTGGCGATGGCGCGATCAAAGCCTTCGACCTCACGAGCCGAGACGAGATCTGGCACACGAAAAGCGCCCATACCAACATCGTGCGGAGTCTCTGCTGGACCAAGGACGGAAAGCTTCTGAGTGCTGCGGCGGACAAGACGATAAAACTTTGGGATCCGTACCACACGCCGAGCGACTCGGCACCCATTTCTTCGTGGTTGGGCCACAGCGGTTTCCAGAGTCTGTCGCACCACCGATCGCGAAACGCCTTTGccgcctcctcttcctccagcGAGATCGCCATCTACGACTTGGAGAGACACAGCGCGGCTCCCGAAATTCTGCGATGGCCGAATGCAACCGACACCATCAACGCCGTTTCTTTTAACCAGGTTGAGCAGTCTATCCTTGGTAGCACGGGCGCCGACAGGAGCATCATTCTCTGGGACATCCGTACTGCGATGCCCTTGACCAAGACAACAATGACCTTCGCATGCAACTCCTTGTCCTGGAATCCTATGGAAGCTTTCAACTTTGTCGTTGGCAGCGAGGACCACAACTGCTAC ATGTTCGACATGCGCAAGTTCGACAGAGCACTGAATGTCTACAAGGGccatgtcgccgccgttATGAGTGTCGAGTTCAGCCCGACGGGTGAGGAACTGGTATCCGGATCCTACGACAGGACAGTTCGGATCTGGAACCGTGACCAAGGACACTCCCGCGACATGTACCACACCAAGCGCATGCAGAGAGTGTTCAGCACTATGTTCACTCCCGACTCCAAGTACATTCTCACCGGTTCGGACGACGGAAATGTGCGCGTCTGGCGATCCAACGCCACAGACCGATCCGGCATCAGGACTGCGAAGCAGAGGCAGGCCCTCGAGTACAATGAGGCCCTCGTCTCCCGATACAGCCACATGCCAGAGATCAGACGCATCAAGAAACACCGTCACTTGCCGACGGTCATCAAGAAGGCGGGCGAGATCAAGAATGTGGAGCTCAAGTCAATCAAGAGGCGCGAGGAGAACGAGCGGAGACACACCAAGAAGCAGTTCGAGAGGCGCAAgggcgagagagaaaagCCCATCCTGGCGCGGGAGAAATAG
- a CDS encoding PCI domain-containing protein: protein MAQGESARVQEAQKAAKSDPRKAEQLFKEIISQPPSSATSDAAVKEYETALINLGELYRDEKKTQELVDLITKSRTVLSSFAKAKTAKLVRTLLDLFENIEGSTDIQIAVTKSCIEWATSERRSFLRQNLETRLVTLLMAKQSYYDALTLINGLLRELKRLDDKLVLVEVQLLESRVYHALGNIPKARAALTSARTSAASVYTPPLLQAHLDMQSGMLHAEDKDFNTAFSYFIEALDGYHTQDESVKATAALQYMLLCKIMLNLADDVNNLMTSKQAQKYASKNLEAMKAIARAHSNRSLEEYEQALQSYREQLGSDAFIRNHLRRLYDAMLEQNLIKVIEPFSRVEINHIAKMVGLDTQQVERKLSQMILDKVIIGVLDQGAGCLIIYDETERDSAYDHALATIEKLSSVVDVLYTNQASMLE from the exons ATGGCTCAGGGCGAATCGGCTAGGGTGCAGGAGGCACAGAAGGCGGCCAAGTCAGATCCCCGAAAGGCAGAGCAGCTGTTTAAGGAAATCATCTCTCAGCCCCCTTCCTCCGCGACCTCCGATGCCGCAGTGAAGGAGTACGAGACGGCGCTGATCAACTTGGGAGAGCTGTACCGGGATGAGAA GAAGACGCAGGAGCTTGTCGACTTGATCACAAAAAGCCGGACAGTTCTCTCGTCATTCGCCAAGGCAAAGACAGCAAAGCTGG TCCGCACTCTGCTCGACCTCTTCGAGAACATTGAGGGCAGCACCGATATTCAGATCGCCGTTACGAAGTCATGTATAGAATGGGCAACTTCGGAGCGCCGCAGCTTCCTGCGCCAGAATCTCGAGACCCGTTTGGTCACCCTCCTCATGGCGAAGCAGTCCTACTACGACGCCCTCACTCTCATTAACGGCCTCCTCCGCGAGCTTAAGCGGCTGGACgacaagctcgtcctcgtcgaggtccagcTTCTCGAGTCGCGTGTCTACCACGCCCTCGGAAACATCCCCAAGGCGCGCGCTGCTCTCACGAGCGCCCGCAcgagcgccgcctccgttTACaccccgcccctcctccaagCCCACCTCGACATGCAGAGTGGTATGCTCCACGCCGAAGACAAGGACTTCAACACGGCATTCTCTTACTTCATCGAGGCTCTTGACGGCTACCACACCCAGGACGAGTCCGTCAAGGCCACCGCTGCTCTACAGTACATGTTGCTCTGCAAGATCATGCTGAacctggccgacgacgtcaacAACCTGATGACGTCGAAGCAGGCCCAGAAGTACGCTAGCAAGAACCTTGAGGCCATGAAGGCCATCGCCCGCGCACACTCGAACCGCTCCTTGGAGGAGTACGAACAAGCTCTCCAGTCCTACCGTGAGCAGCTTGGCAGCGACGCCTTCATTCGCAACCACCTGCGACGTCTGTacgacgccatgctggagcAAAACCTCATCAAGGTCATCGAGCCCTTCTCTCGCGTCGAGATCAACCACATCGCCAAGAtggtcggcctcgacacgCAACAGGTGGAGCGCAAGCTCTCCCAGATGATTCTGGACAAGGTCATCATCGGTGTTTTGGACCAGGGTGCGGGATGCCTCATTATTTACGACGAGACGGAGCGCGACAGCGCATACGACCATGCCCTGGCCACAATTGAGAAGTTGAGCAGTGTGGTGGACGTCCTCTACACCAACCAGGCCTCGATGCTTGAGTAA
- a CDS encoding Peroxisomal membrane protein pmp47b, translating into MSKPVLPQNDNVAHALAGAGGGLLSMALTYPLITLSTRAQVESKRADSAFLTAVQKIVAREGVSGLYSGLESALFGISVTNFVYYYWYEWTRAFFEAAAEKAGRASKKLTTVESMMAGALAGSATVIITNPIWVVNTRMTTRSSANTEGKDEEAQTSKPKKAPSTIGTLLALIKNEGPQALFSGVIPALVLVINPILQYTLFEQMKNTVEKKRRVTPTIAFFLGALGKLFATSVTYPYITVKSQMHVAGNGEKKEGMSQTISRVIKEEGYAGLYKGIGPKVTQSVLTAAFLFAFKDVLYEQTIKLRTLAAKKRA; encoded by the exons ATGTCCAAGCCAGTGCTCCCGCAGAATGACAATGTCGCCCACGCTCTCGCTGGTGCCGGCGGTGGTCTACTCTCCATGGCCTTGAC CTACCCGCTCATCACCCTCTCGACCCGTGCCCAAGTCGAATCGAAGCGCGCCGACTCGGCCTTCCTCACGGCTGTCCAGAAGATCGTTGCTCGGGAGGGCGTTTCAGGCCTCTACTCGGGCCTCGAGTCCGCCCTCTTCGGCATCAGCGTTACGAACTTCGTCTACTACTACTGGTACGAGTGGACCCGCGCCTtcttcgaggccgccgccgagaaggccggccGCGCGAGCAAGAAGCTCACGACCGTCGAGTCCATGAtggccggcgccctcgccggctccGCGACCGTCATCATCACGAACCCCATCTGGGTTGTCAACACCCGCATGACGACCCGAAGCAGCGCCAACACAGAGGGCAAGGACGAAGAGGCACAGACGTCCAAGCCCAAGAAGGCGCCCTCGACCATCGGTACTCTTCTGGCGTTGATCAAGAACGAGGGACCGCAGGCGCTCTTCTCGGGCGTCATCCCCGCTCTGGTGCTCGTCATCAACCCTATCCTGCAGTACACCCTGTTCGAGCAGATGAAGAACAcggtcgagaagaagaggagggttACGCCGACcatcgccttcttcctcggtgCCCTCGGCAAGCTGTTCGCGACCTCGGTCACCTACCCGTACATCACGGTCAAGAGCCAGATGCACGtcgccggcaacggcgagaagaaggagggcatGTCCCAGACCATTAGCCGGGTCATCAAAGAGGAGGGCTACGCCGGCCTGTACAAGG GCATCGGCCCCAAGGTCACCCAGAGTGTGCTGACCGCCGCTTTCCTCTTCGCCTTCAAGGATGTCCTCTACGAGCAGACCATCAAGCTCAGGACCCTTGCCGCCAAGAAGCGCGCGTAA
- a CDS encoding Mak10 subunit, with product MAVPSGFAMSEDISRLSLEQGRDPPHPPAPKPSANGIIAFDITSKFTTAAGTLSPGELVKDGFFTLFESVGALEIMDPKMDSGCLEAEDSLDVDYDVSRPLLPEEVLGIIDQLLCHEMSWHVGYPLSQTVLTSVYVESILMPKPATIDDAHFIRNASGTPPSPMHAVLRAYCLGLLKTCGNVNERIKNEHYYEEEDFVTNTYNRVLLDTFSIESVREVLKEASFILRQLSDSIPQEMIDALHTRLLFRYTLLAAIDHTQFRTDPDRIRSPWKEAHDMLPSIKSTHALSKPVPEACSARLQRKLASTMPPRPIVEISFDDAFGHLTKIISDGLEVVGVLDYTDSICLQTYVMTFQAKKPQPLIFVRTLLQSFLFKDMEVLGHKSIRQLLDDDFSIVSLPNSPLLDRANDEIEAVKDPRFTIANQMEVFRQRAAQPYLDILRTFCQNRCRVRRTLCHIVRDWENLQFDAEDIDQIIQHEINEQPLVYQSASGPVETWSLPLSSWAYLYKVKQMEWIVQLGFELEVYQPDELGGMYWYLNYLSKNRLQHIERIKSFVVRSINQARSSRQRLTPAAEAQYNKSLAFLRLALLDAAVTEGVSDALCCLYTVLQRLRLVKPPPRPYSTDELRYELRMKPFAVIGLPSLPTFEEFTIGTQQTECPSADLLELADRAITGAKKGFEVMSKLPEAEAFSVGSHDRWAPSVKNGLKSCIATGLAVSVIRKALDKSGEGGDLKLKVEVPTPNKSYHEWWIVPRIMPVR from the exons ATGGCCGTCCCATCAGGCTTTGCAATGTCAGAAG ACATTTCAAGGCTCTCCCTTGAGCAAGGGCGTGATCCCCCACATCCGCCAGCACCCAAGCCATCTGCCAACGGCATCATCGCTTTTGATATCACATCAAAGTTTACCACAGCGGCTGGAA CGCTCTCCCCTGGCGAGTTGGTCAAGGATGGCTTCTTCACGCTGTTTGAGTCCGTTGGGGCCCTCGAG ATCATGGACCCGAAAATGGATAGCGGGTGCTTAGAAGCGGAAGACTCTCTTGACGTAGACTACGATGTGTcacgccccctcctccctgaGGAAGTTCTTGGCATCATCGACCAGTTGCTATGCCACGAG ATGTCCTGGCACGTTGGATACCCCCTGTCTCAAACTGTCTTGACCAGCGTCTACGTCGAGTCTATTCTCATGCCCAAACCGGCTaccatcgacgacgcccaCTTCATCAGAAACGCCAGCGgcacgccgccatcaccgaTGCACGCCGTCCTCCGAGCATATTGCTTAGGCCTGCTGAAGACATGCGGAAATGTCAACGAGAGGATCAAGAACGAACACTACTACGAG GAAGAGGATTTTGTTACAAATACGTATAACAGGGTCTTACTTGACACTTTCAGCATAGAGTCGGTCCGCGAAGTCCTCAAGGAGGCGAGCTTCATTTTGCGGCAGCTGTCAGACTCTATACCCCAAGAAATGATTGACGCCCTCCACACCCGGCTGCTCTTCCGATATACACTTCTGGCAGCGATAGACCACACGCAGTTTCGGACAGACCCGGATCGCATCAGGAGTCCATGGAAAGAAGCCCATGACATGCTCCCGAGCATCAAGAGTACCCATGCACTAAGCAAACCCGTTCCAGAGGCCTGCAGCGCCAGGCTCCAGCGCAAACTCGCCAGCACGATGCCTCCGCGTCCCATCGTCGAGATAAGCTTCGACGACGCCTTTGGACACCTGACGAAAATCATCAGCGACGGGCTTGAAGTTGTGGGGGTCCTCGACTATACCGACTCCATCTGCCTTCAG ACATACGTGATGACATTCCAAGCGAAGAAGCCTCAGCCCCTGATCTTCGTCCGCACTCTCCTCCAAAGCTTCCTCTTCAAGGACATGGAGGTTCTGGGCCACAAGAGCATACGCCAactcctcgacgatgacTTCTCCATCGTCTCCCTACCAAACAGCCCGCTCCTCGATCGCGCCAacgacgagatcgaggccgtcaaagACCCGCGCTTCACCATCGCGAACCAGATGGAGGTCTTCCGCCAGCGCGCTGCGCAGCCCtacctcgacatcctccgAACCTTCTGCCAGAACCGGTGTCGCGTGCGTAGGACCCTATGCCACATCGTCCGTGACTGGGAGAACCTGCAgttcgacgccgaggatATCGACCAGATCATCCAGCACGAGATCAACGAACAGCCTCTCGTCTACCAATCCGCCTCGGGGCCCGTCGAGACGTGGTCTCTGCCACTGTCGTCGTGGGCCTACCTGTACAAGGTCAAGCAGATGGAGTGGATCGTCCAACTCGGCTTCGAGCTCGAAGTCTACCAGCCCGACGAGCTGGGAGGCATGTACTGGTATCTGAACTACCTGTCCAAAAACCGTCTCCAGCACATTGAGCGTATCAAGTCCTTCGTCGTCCGGAGCATAAACCAGGCTCGCTCGAGCAGGCAGCGGCTCACGCCAGCGGCAGAGGCGCAGTACAACAAATCGCTGGCGTTTCTCCGCCTGGCGCTACTGGATGCTGCCGTCACAGAAGGCGTCTCGGACGCCCTCTGCTGCCTTTACACAGTCCTTCAACGCCTGCGGCTCGTCAAGCCCCCTCCACGACCCTACAGCACCGACGAGCTCCGCTACGAACTCCGGATGAAGCccttcgccgtcatcggtctcccctcccttccaaCTTTCGAAGAGTTCACCATCGGCACACAGCAGACGGAGTGTCCGAGCGCCGATCTGCTCGAATTGGCCGACAGGGCCATTACGGGCGCAAAGAAGGGTTTCGAGGTCATGAGCAAGTTgcccgaggcggaggcgTTTTCGGTCGGATCACATGACCGCTGGGCGCCGTCCGTCAAGAACGGGCTGAAGTCGTGCATTGCCACGGGACTGGCCGTCTCGGTTATCCGAAAGGCGCTAGACAAGTCGGGCGAAGGCGGGGACCTGAAGTTGAAGGTCGAGGTGCCGACTCCCAACAAGTCGTATCACGAGTGGTGGATCGTCCCGCGCATTATGCCTGTGAGATGA
- a CDS encoding Mitochondrial ATP synthase epsilon chain domain-containing protein: MVFAWKAAGLTYNRYLAVASRVVRRSLKEDKRIIAERRGGTELRFAKWENGKQNEPKLLSQATVNVPPPSS; the protein is encoded by the exons ATGGTCTTCGCCTGGAAAGCCGCCGGTCTCAC CTACAACCGCTACCTCGCCGTCGCTTCGCGCGTCGTGCGCCGCAGCCTGAAGGAGGACAAGAGAATCATCGCCGAGCGCCGCGGAGGGACTGAACTCCGTTTCGCCAAGTGGGAG AACGGCAAGCAGAACGAGCCCAAGCTCCTGTCGCAGGCCACCGTCAACGTccctcctccgtcttcgTAA